Proteins found in one Exiguobacterium sp. 9-2 genomic segment:
- a CDS encoding ABC transporter ATP-binding protein, which produces MNELELYQLDPARRKTTIRSLIRYAMHEKKAIFLGLFLLVLAVGAELTGPYIAKVIIDEHIVAIEKDWVEVKADGAVTYDGRQFAKAQDVSKSEIVQSVSIVQTAKGYLFVPKQVVSGGERKISGNTLTVTRGNDVYTYDGIQKLTQGQVYDFYSKDLKAIGWLSLIYVILLLAAAGLNWIQQILLQRSAHKIIKRMRLDVFTHLQRLPVRYFDQTPIGKIVSRVTNDTETIRDLYLGVLARVFSGIITMAGILVAMFFLDYRLGLVSLIIIPIVYFWIQLFQKLATKNNFKVRSLVADMNGQLNENIQTMPIIQAYAREKEVLAEFEQKNEENYQTRAKLLRLDALMSHNLSYFLKNLTLALLIWVVGGKSLTNGSFLSLGILYAYIDYVSRLFEPVTQIMNQLSPLQQALVSADRMFQLLDEKGEPVEQGRVARFKGAVSFKDVEFSYEAGNPVLREIQIDARPGATIALVGHTGSGKSSIMNLLMRFYDPSKGQLLIDGQDVTTLPKQAVREHMGIVLQDPFLFTGTIRSNITLGNPDISEERVRQAIEAVGADRFIDRLPNGLDEPVIEKGATLSAGERQLISFARALAFDPAILVLDEATASVDSETEAVIQDALLTLTKGRTTFIIAHRLSTIKDADEILVLDHGRIVERGSHDVLLATSGIYAKMYALQSKRNLELKSS; this is translated from the coding sequence ATGAATGAATTGGAATTATATCAACTCGATCCGGCACGTCGGAAGACGACGATCCGTTCGTTAATCCGCTATGCGATGCATGAGAAAAAAGCAATTTTCTTAGGATTGTTTCTACTCGTATTAGCAGTCGGAGCGGAATTGACAGGTCCGTATATCGCCAAAGTCATCATTGATGAACATATCGTTGCGATTGAAAAGGACTGGGTTGAAGTTAAAGCGGACGGTGCGGTCACGTACGACGGTCGTCAGTTCGCCAAAGCACAAGACGTATCTAAAAGTGAAATCGTTCAATCCGTCTCGATCGTCCAAACGGCTAAGGGATACTTGTTCGTACCGAAACAAGTCGTCAGTGGAGGAGAACGGAAAATTAGTGGGAATACGCTGACGGTCACGCGTGGAAACGATGTATACACGTATGACGGTATTCAAAAGCTGACACAAGGGCAGGTCTATGATTTTTATTCAAAGGACTTAAAAGCGATTGGCTGGTTATCGTTGATCTACGTCATTTTGCTGCTTGCAGCAGCTGGTTTGAACTGGATTCAACAAATTTTGCTCCAACGCTCTGCCCATAAAATCATTAAACGGATGCGTCTTGATGTCTTTACGCATCTGCAACGGTTACCGGTCCGTTATTTCGATCAGACGCCAATCGGGAAAATCGTTAGTCGAGTCACGAATGATACGGAGACGATTCGCGATCTTTATCTCGGTGTGCTCGCCCGGGTCTTCTCGGGGATCATCACAATGGCGGGAATTCTCGTCGCGATGTTCTTCCTCGATTATCGATTAGGACTTGTTTCGCTGATCATCATTCCGATCGTCTATTTCTGGATTCAACTGTTCCAGAAACTCGCGACGAAGAATAACTTCAAGGTCCGTTCACTCGTTGCCGACATGAATGGTCAACTGAATGAGAACATCCAGACGATGCCGATCATTCAGGCTTATGCACGTGAGAAGGAAGTTCTTGCTGAATTCGAACAAAAGAATGAAGAGAACTATCAGACACGGGCAAAGTTGTTACGACTTGATGCCTTGATGTCACACAACTTATCCTACTTTTTGAAAAACTTGACGCTCGCCTTGTTGATTTGGGTCGTCGGCGGAAAAAGTCTGACGAATGGATCGTTTTTATCACTCGGGATCTTATATGCGTATATCGATTACGTGTCCCGTTTATTCGAACCGGTCACTCAAATCATGAATCAGCTGTCACCGCTACAACAAGCGCTCGTGTCAGCGGACCGAATGTTCCAGTTGCTCGACGAAAAGGGCGAGCCGGTCGAACAAGGGCGCGTTGCTCGGTTTAAAGGAGCGGTATCCTTCAAAGACGTCGAATTCAGTTACGAAGCGGGAAATCCCGTATTACGTGAAATTCAAATCGATGCTCGTCCTGGCGCGACGATTGCCCTCGTCGGTCATACGGGTAGCGGGAAAAGTTCAATCATGAATTTATTGATGCGTTTTTATGATCCGTCAAAGGGACAGTTGTTGATTGACGGACAGGACGTGACGACTTTACCGAAACAAGCGGTTCGTGAGCATATGGGGATCGTCTTACAGGATCCGTTCCTCTTCACAGGAACGATTCGCTCGAACATCACACTCGGCAATCCTGATATTTCCGAAGAACGAGTACGACAAGCGATCGAAGCCGTCGGCGCGGATCGGTTCATTGATCGTTTACCGAACGGGCTCGATGAACCAGTCATCGAAAAAGGTGCCACGTTATCAGCGGGGGAACGACAGTTGATCAGTTTTGCCCGTGCGTTAGCGTTTGATCCTGCAATCCTAGTTCTTGACGAAGCGACAGCGAGTGTTGACTCGGAAACGGAAGCGGTCATTCAAGATGCCTTGTTAACGTTAACGAAAGGACGAACGACGTTCATCATCGCCCATCGCTTGTCGACGATCAAGGATGCGGATGAGATTCTTGTTCTCGATCATGGTCGGATCGTCGAGCGAGGATCCCATGATGTGCTCCTTGCAACGTCCGGGATTTATGCGAAAATGTATGCGTTACAAAGTAAGCGGAATCTAGAATTGAAATCAAGCTAA
- a CDS encoding DUF1811 family protein, which produces METRMSQLSKYELEMLITKLSEQKRKAEQHGNVSEVEVVTRKIAIAKSYLIDPARFERGAFYRIEGEEARFELHFVNGVMGWGHFEGTAQEVAIPLALFTGEGEQT; this is translated from the coding sequence ATGGAGACACGGATGAGTCAATTATCGAAATACGAGCTTGAGATGTTGATTACGAAATTAAGTGAACAAAAACGAAAAGCGGAGCAACACGGGAACGTCAGCGAAGTGGAAGTCGTGACGCGAAAAATCGCCATTGCGAAAAGTTATTTGATTGATCCGGCACGATTCGAACGGGGAGCCTTTTACCGAATCGAAGGAGAAGAGGCGCGATTTGAGTTACACTTCGTCAATGGCGTCATGGGTTGGGGACATTTTGAAGGAACGGCTCAGGAAGTCGCGATTCCGCTCGCGTTATTCACAGGAGAGGGAGAACAGACATGA
- a CDS encoding YfhJ family protein, whose product MTNREQALQQLAEELLQVNEVLTPEEALTWVEVLWEDFEATLARAGEKYQGEAVAVHFVEQQIKQHGAMLHRFNTTNEKFKHLMTGRNVE is encoded by the coding sequence ATGACGAATCGAGAACAAGCCCTTCAGCAACTGGCTGAAGAATTATTACAAGTGAATGAAGTATTAACCCCGGAAGAAGCACTGACGTGGGTCGAAGTGCTGTGGGAAGATTTCGAAGCGACACTCGCGCGCGCAGGTGAGAAATATCAAGGTGAAGCCGTTGCGGTTCATTTTGTCGAGCAGCAGATCAAACAGCACGGGGCAATGTTACACCGGTTTAATACGACGAACGAAAAATTCAAGCATTTGATGACAGGTCGAAACGTCGAATGA
- a CDS encoding metal-dependent hydrolase translates to MDTGTHIGMGLCLAAISTLHPDVAASTTLFAAVTTTALVGSHAPDFDTVFKFKGNSAYLRQHRGKSHGLIALLAWPLLLSIVIGTLFGVPPTSLWLMAQIAVALHVFVDLFNAYGTQALHPFKKSWIGWGVINTFDPYLFTMYYAAFGIWLLTRATIVIFPILIAIVIIYYAVQFKLRNDALATAARYYRGAHKLFISPGMKWDEWHVAARLRDEYSVVKINSGTVVECGNFRIKDEPHGDALYEIVKQNADLQAFLEFSKIHTYTVSRKDGIVEYRFTNLRYFTKEVYPFVAVVRIDAATQEIVSSYTGWVFSERTLQKKLFIPAL, encoded by the coding sequence TTGGATACTGGTACGCATATTGGCATGGGACTTTGTCTCGCCGCCATCTCGACGCTACACCCTGACGTCGCAGCGAGCACGACGCTGTTTGCTGCCGTGACGACGACAGCGCTCGTCGGCTCACACGCACCGGACTTCGATACTGTCTTTAAATTTAAAGGAAACAGCGCCTACTTGCGCCAACACCGCGGAAAATCACACGGTTTGATCGCTTTGCTCGCTTGGCCATTATTACTTTCGATCGTCATCGGCACGTTATTCGGTGTACCTCCGACTTCATTATGGCTGATGGCACAGATCGCTGTCGCTCTTCATGTCTTCGTCGATCTGTTTAACGCTTACGGAACACAAGCCTTACACCCGTTCAAAAAATCCTGGATCGGTTGGGGTGTCATCAATACATTTGATCCATATCTGTTCACGATGTATTATGCCGCGTTCGGGATTTGGCTACTAACGCGAGCGACGATCGTCATCTTCCCGATTTTAATTGCTATCGTCATCATCTACTACGCTGTTCAATTCAAGTTACGAAACGATGCCCTCGCGACCGCAGCCCGCTATTATCGCGGTGCGCATAAACTGTTCATCTCCCCTGGCATGAAATGGGATGAATGGCATGTCGCGGCACGTTTACGCGATGAGTATTCCGTCGTTAAGATTAACAGTGGAACCGTCGTCGAATGCGGAAACTTCCGGATCAAGGACGAACCACACGGTGACGCCTTGTACGAAATCGTCAAACAAAACGCGGACTTGCAAGCGTTTCTTGAGTTTTCGAAGATTCATACGTATACGGTCTCACGAAAGGATGGCATTGTCGAATACCGCTTCACCAACCTGCGTTACTTCACGAAGGAAGTCTATCCATTCGTTGCCGTCGTCAGAATCGACGCTGCCACACAAGAGATCGTCAGCTCCTATACCGGCTGGGTGTTTAGCGAACGGACCTTGCAGAAAAAACTGTTCATCCCTGCATTATAA
- the mutY gene encoding A/G-specific adenine glycosylase, giving the protein MTVVQEYFTNFNKTQFTTELIAWFLREQRDLPWRRTKNPYHIWISEIMLQQTRVDTVIPYYERFTKRFPTPHDLAEADQSEVLKHWEGLGYYSRVKNLQIAVQEVVEKYDGIVPDEKELFSQLKGVGPYTTGAVLSIAYGQAEPAVDGNVMRVLSRVLGIYEDIAAPKTRKLFEAAVHQLIDPADPSSFNQGLMELGAMVCTPKSPMCGLCPVQDVCFAYDRNAQEELPVKTKKGKTQIIPYDALVYEADGKIAIEQRGETGLLAGMWQYPLREAEEERDGTLIGHVRHIFSHRIWEIAVYRVTEQPDQTILVDQETYATHPISVAQMKIDRLLKGEI; this is encoded by the coding sequence TTGACTGTCGTTCAAGAATATTTCACAAACTTTAATAAAACACAATTTACCACAGAACTGATTGCCTGGTTCCTTCGTGAACAGCGAGATCTCCCGTGGCGAAGAACCAAAAACCCGTATCATATCTGGATTAGTGAAATCATGCTCCAACAAACGCGCGTCGATACAGTCATTCCGTATTATGAGCGCTTCACGAAACGTTTTCCGACACCGCATGATTTAGCAGAAGCGGATCAAAGTGAAGTCCTGAAGCACTGGGAGGGCTTAGGGTACTATTCCCGTGTCAAGAACCTTCAAATCGCGGTTCAGGAAGTTGTTGAAAAATATGATGGAATCGTGCCCGATGAAAAGGAATTGTTCAGTCAACTGAAGGGTGTCGGTCCGTATACGACAGGAGCAGTTCTATCGATTGCTTATGGGCAAGCAGAACCGGCAGTGGACGGGAACGTGATGCGCGTCCTATCGCGTGTACTTGGAATTTATGAAGATATCGCTGCACCGAAGACGCGAAAATTGTTTGAAGCGGCCGTGCATCAATTGATTGATCCAGCTGATCCGTCAAGCTTCAATCAGGGGTTGATGGAACTTGGCGCGATGGTCTGTACGCCGAAGTCACCGATGTGTGGACTTTGTCCTGTTCAAGACGTTTGTTTTGCATATGACCGAAACGCACAGGAAGAACTGCCTGTGAAGACGAAGAAAGGGAAGACGCAAATAATTCCTTATGACGCTCTTGTTTATGAAGCAGACGGAAAAATCGCAATTGAACAACGGGGGGAGACCGGTTTGCTTGCTGGCATGTGGCAATACCCACTTCGAGAAGCAGAAGAAGAGCGTGACGGAACGCTTATCGGACATGTTCGACACATCTTTTCGCACCGGATTTGGGAGATTGCTGTCTATCGCGTGACGGAACAGCCGGACCAGACGATACTAGTTGATCAGGAAACGTATGCGACGCATCCGATATCTGTCGCCCAAATGAAGATTGATCGACTATTAAAGGGGGAGATCTAA
- the ntdP gene encoding nucleoside tri-diphosphate phosphatase yields the protein MSRFPKESSKIEIQSFKHNGSLHRVWEETLVLKSTEEELIGFNDRIMVSESDGRQWRTREPAICYFSTELWFNVICMIREDGIYYYCNLGSPSTFDEKDRAVKYIDYDLDIKVYPDMSYMILDEDEYEKHRREMNYPKAIDRILKDNVQILIQWIRSRKGPFNPAFVDMWYREYETRYRR from the coding sequence ATGAGTCGATTCCCAAAAGAAAGTAGCAAGATTGAGATTCAAAGTTTCAAACATAACGGGAGCTTACACAGAGTTTGGGAAGAAACGCTCGTGCTGAAATCGACGGAAGAAGAATTGATTGGGTTCAATGATCGCATCATGGTCAGTGAATCGGATGGTCGTCAGTGGCGAACGCGAGAGCCTGCAATCTGTTATTTTTCAACAGAACTCTGGTTCAATGTCATTTGTATGATTCGGGAGGATGGCATTTACTACTACTGCAACCTCGGATCCCCTTCTACGTTCGATGAGAAAGATCGAGCAGTCAAGTACATTGATTATGATTTAGATATCAAAGTATATCCGGATATGTCCTACATGATCCTCGATGAGGACGAATATGAGAAACATCGCCGCGAGATGAATTATCCGAAGGCGATCGATCGTATTTTGAAAGACAATGTCCAAATCCTGATCCAGTGGATTCGTAGTCGCAAGGGTCCATTTAACCCGGCTTTTGTGGATATGTGGTATCGTGAATATGAAACAAGATATCGGAGATGA
- a CDS encoding ABC transporter ATP-binding protein, which produces MAFVKPYQKQILLTVFVGIIKFSIPLGLPLLYKYIIDHILTGNTMPMAEKSKQLAYLIGAGVFIFLIVKPPLEYVRQYLAQWSASKILFDVRNRLFDHVQKLSLRFYSNTKTGEVISRIINDVEQTKDFVVTGLMNLWLDMITIFIAIAIMWTIDPKLTLIAIIPLPFYALAVKFFYGRLRGLTRERSAALAELQGHLTERVNGMAVIRSFALEPHENKAFKHQNDGFLKAALRQTNWNARTYVVVSTITDFAPILIFGTAAFFVLNGHVTLGTMVAFIGYIDRLYAPLGRLVNSSTTLTQSIASMDRMFEFLDEPYDITEKPNAREPKDVRGNVQFENISFAYEEGGELAIDRLTLDVQAGERIAFVGMSGGGKSTLVSLIPRFYDVSAGRITLDGVDIRDLKLRGLRDQIGMVMQESILFSESVQMNIKMGNPDATDEEVIAAAKAANAHEFIERLPNGYHTPVGERGVKLSGGQKQRLAIARVFLKNPPILILDEATSALDLESEAMIQDSLARLAKGRTTFTVAHRLSTITDADKIVVIENGQITEIGTHEVLMQKRGAYFELYAIQNLELVE; this is translated from the coding sequence ATGGCGTTCGTCAAGCCGTATCAAAAACAGATCCTCTTGACGGTCTTCGTCGGGATCATCAAGTTCTCGATCCCACTCGGACTTCCATTGTTGTATAAGTACATCATCGACCATATCCTAACTGGGAACACGATGCCGATGGCGGAAAAAAGTAAGCAATTGGCATATTTGATCGGAGCAGGTGTCTTCATCTTCTTGATCGTCAAGCCGCCGCTTGAATACGTTCGCCAATATCTCGCACAATGGTCAGCGTCGAAGATTCTATTTGACGTACGGAACCGATTGTTTGACCATGTTCAGAAATTGTCGCTTCGTTTTTATTCGAATACGAAAACCGGAGAAGTCATTTCGCGGATCATCAATGATGTCGAGCAGACGAAAGACTTCGTCGTCACAGGATTAATGAATCTATGGCTTGATATGATCACGATTTTTATTGCCATTGCCATCATGTGGACGATTGATCCGAAGTTGACGCTTATCGCCATCATTCCTTTACCCTTCTACGCCCTCGCCGTTAAGTTCTTTTACGGTCGCTTACGTGGATTGACACGGGAACGCTCGGCAGCACTTGCGGAGCTACAAGGTCATTTGACGGAGCGGGTCAACGGCATGGCGGTCATCCGTAGTTTTGCACTGGAACCACACGAGAACAAAGCGTTCAAACATCAAAATGATGGGTTCTTAAAAGCAGCGCTTCGTCAAACGAACTGGAATGCGCGGACATACGTCGTCGTCTCGACGATTACGGACTTCGCACCAATCCTGATCTTCGGAACGGCGGCGTTCTTCGTCTTGAACGGACATGTGACACTCGGGACGATGGTCGCGTTCATTGGTTATATCGACCGTCTGTATGCACCGCTCGGTCGTCTCGTCAACTCCTCAACGACGTTGACACAGTCGATTGCCTCGATGGACCGGATGTTCGAGTTTTTAGATGAGCCGTACGACATTACGGAAAAACCGAATGCGCGTGAACCGAAAGATGTCCGCGGAAACGTTCAATTTGAAAACATCAGTTTCGCTTATGAAGAAGGCGGCGAGCTGGCGATCGATCGCTTGACGCTTGACGTTCAGGCAGGCGAACGGATTGCTTTCGTCGGGATGTCAGGTGGCGGGAAATCAACGCTCGTCAGTTTGATTCCGCGTTTTTATGATGTGTCTGCCGGTCGGATCACGCTTGACGGTGTTGATATTCGTGACTTGAAGTTGCGAGGTCTTCGCGATCAGATCGGGATGGTCATGCAGGAATCGATTCTATTTAGTGAGTCGGTCCAAATGAACATCAAGATGGGGAATCCGGACGCGACGGACGAGGAAGTCATCGCAGCAGCAAAAGCAGCGAATGCCCACGAATTCATCGAACGATTACCAAACGGTTATCATACGCCGGTCGGAGAACGAGGCGTCAAGTTATCGGGTGGTCAAAAACAACGTCTTGCGATTGCGCGGGTCTTCTTGAAGAATCCGCCGATTCTGATCTTGGATGAGGCGACGAGTGCGCTCGATTTAGAGAGCGAAGCGATGATTCAAGATTCGTTAGCGCGTCTTGCGAAAGGGCGGACAACGTTTACTGTCGCGCACCGTTTATCAACGATTACCGATGCCGATAAGATTGTCGTCATTGAAAATGGTCAGATTACGGAAATTGGCACACACGAAGTTCTCATGCAAAAACGAGGCGCTTATTTTGAACTGTATGCCATTCAAAATCTGGAACTCGTCGAATAA